The proteins below come from a single Parazoarcus communis genomic window:
- a CDS encoding WecB/TagA/CpsF family glycosyltransferase: protein MLMPTLDTKILNRIQVIPENQNWNDLRIFDPRTGPIVLSFLNAHAFNIAWTNSEFFTDLHASDYILRDGIGIKLFMLLFGYSPGQNMNGTDLIPFILKKEVCTVGLYGTSAPELEAASKRINDFGCTVVTALDGFRDKNDYLSDALLFRPAIIVLAMGMPKQEHVSALLKSRIDWPCLIINGGAILDFLAGRVKRAPLIVRRFGCEWIYRLLLEPQRLWKRYILGNFLFIFRILYIRAVKK, encoded by the coding sequence ATGCTTATGCCGACGTTAGACACAAAAATTCTCAATCGTATCCAAGTCATTCCAGAAAATCAAAATTGGAATGATCTTAGAATATTTGATCCGAGGACTGGGCCCATTGTACTTTCTTTTTTAAATGCACATGCTTTCAATATAGCGTGGACTAACAGCGAATTTTTCACGGATCTTCATGCTTCAGATTACATTCTCAGAGACGGAATTGGAATAAAACTATTTATGTTGTTGTTCGGCTATTCGCCAGGCCAGAACATGAACGGAACAGACTTGATCCCATTTATTCTTAAAAAAGAAGTTTGCACAGTTGGGTTGTACGGGACGTCCGCACCCGAACTTGAAGCCGCCTCAAAAAGAATAAATGATTTCGGCTGTACTGTAGTGACTGCCTTAGACGGATTTAGGGATAAAAACGATTATCTATCTGATGCTTTGCTTTTCAGGCCGGCGATAATTGTGCTTGCAATGGGAATGCCCAAGCAAGAGCATGTAAGCGCTTTATTGAAATCTCGAATAGATTGGCCGTGCTTAATAATTAATGGTGGGGCCATTCTTGATTTTCTTGCAGGTCGGGTTAAGCGGGCTCCGCTAATTGTAAGAAGATTTGGTTGTGAATGGATATATAGATTGCTACTTGAGCCTCAGAGGTTGTGGAAGCGTTACATACTAGGAAACTTTTTGTTCATTTTCAGAATTCTATATATCCGCGCAGTAAAAAAATAG
- a CDS encoding capsular biosynthesis protein produces MKYKRILTLSYYHPMARFFCAIEDEWKKIDSEVEFLHISVFPSAYVYFLVHGRRTVSVSWISALGNVCHERLEKKVLDEITLFHVSDPGITKDEVSEIHEHACKLFYNSRRVTTKFSPDLAIISGDTRMPAEVIKHVLSGTKTEILYFEQGPYRTTILDRNGVNANCSFREKLGALDIETFEADSPRPNLNLRWNNKLYSALDKLSLLQSRFTGVLPPEVRGYRLKKVSKKLYNQILSDRPTNSVPDLTVLLAMQVPEDANNIYHNPLKLTDISLLQLVKSALLDGMSIIVREHPLYRMKYSQKFYEEIEKSNSVFLSSSSLDDDLNASKKTVTINSMTALDSFAVGNDVALLGDSFFDKLHGMWRVRSCEELRVFFNSVCETESANRIKLINAFKKRYLLDGHFSNQDQSFVSKIVKKIHGNEI; encoded by the coding sequence ATGAAATACAAACGAATTTTGACTTTGTCGTATTATCACCCGATGGCGCGTTTCTTCTGCGCCATTGAAGATGAATGGAAAAAGATTGATAGTGAAGTAGAGTTTCTTCATATATCTGTATTTCCTAGTGCATACGTATATTTTTTAGTGCATGGAAGACGAACCGTTTCTGTTTCATGGATCTCTGCGCTCGGTAATGTGTGTCACGAACGTTTAGAAAAAAAGGTGCTTGACGAGATTACACTTTTTCACGTTTCTGATCCTGGTATAACTAAAGATGAAGTTTCAGAAATACACGAGCACGCGTGTAAATTATTTTATAACTCAAGACGAGTAACCACTAAATTCTCTCCCGACCTTGCAATCATTAGTGGTGATACCCGAATGCCCGCTGAAGTGATAAAGCATGTTTTATCGGGGACAAAGACGGAAATATTATATTTTGAGCAAGGTCCATATAGAACAACAATACTTGATCGAAATGGGGTTAACGCTAACTGTTCGTTCCGCGAGAAACTTGGGGCTTTGGATATAGAAACCTTTGAGGCTGATTCACCAAGGCCCAATTTGAACTTGCGTTGGAACAATAAGCTTTATTCAGCGTTAGACAAACTTTCGCTTCTTCAGTCTCGTTTTACTGGTGTTTTACCCCCAGAGGTTCGTGGTTATCGACTCAAGAAAGTTAGTAAAAAGCTATACAATCAGATATTAAGCGATCGACCTACGAATTCAGTTCCTGATTTAACGGTGCTTCTCGCTATGCAAGTGCCAGAAGACGCAAACAATATTTACCACAATCCGTTAAAGTTAACTGATATTAGCTTGCTACAGTTAGTAAAGTCAGCTTTACTGGATGGAATGAGTATTATCGTACGTGAACATCCCTTATACAGAATGAAATACTCTCAGAAGTTTTACGAGGAAATTGAAAAATCCAACTCCGTTTTTCTAAGTTCATCTTCTCTAGATGATGATCTGAATGCATCAAAGAAGACGGTAACTATAAATTCAATGACAGCTCTAGATTCCTTCGCGGTTGGTAATGATGTTGCACTGTTGGGGGATTCATTCTTTGATAAATTGCATGGTATGTGGAGAGTCCGTAGCTGCGAGGAACTGAGAGTTTTCTTTAATAGCGTGTGTGAGACTGAGTCGGCGAATAGAATTAAGTTGATAAACGCGTTCAAAAAGAGGTATCTCTTGGATGGTCACTTTTCAAACCAGGATCAGTCGTTTGTTTCCAAGATAGTTAAAAAAATTCATGGTAATGAAATCTAG
- a CDS encoding acyltransferase, with the protein MFDIGIFFKIKNRLSTFFQFLVYPIFFKSFGVGSRILRSKRVCGSTRIEVGSNTFINNGGWIEVIEGYVDSPLLSIGNRVYIGNDSHIIAIDSVVIEDSVIIADRVHIADYSHRYDDVKTPIIDQPLSLKGAVRVGSGTWIGEGVVIIGAKVGKNCVIGAMSLVNKDIPDYSVAVGVPAKVVRYWCKETGLWVQC; encoded by the coding sequence ATGTTCGACATAGGGATTTTTTTTAAGATTAAAAATAGACTAAGTACATTCTTTCAGTTTCTTGTATACCCAATCTTTTTCAAATCATTTGGGGTTGGTTCTCGAATTCTTCGTTCAAAACGAGTATGTGGTAGCACAAGGATTGAAGTCGGAAGTAATACTTTTATTAATAATGGAGGATGGATAGAGGTTATTGAGGGGTATGTTGATAGTCCGTTGTTGTCCATTGGGAATCGAGTGTATATCGGAAATGACTCCCATATAATTGCGATTGATAGTGTGGTTATAGAGGACTCAGTGATAATTGCTGATAGAGTACATATCGCCGACTATAGCCATAGGTATGACGATGTTAAGACTCCAATCATCGATCAACCACTTTCGCTAAAAGGTGCTGTACGTGTCGGTTCGGGAACCTGGATTGGAGAAGGGGTAGTAATAATTGGTGCAAAAGTCGGAAAGAATTGTGTTATCGGTGCTATGTCTCTAGTTAACAAAGATATCCCGGACTACTCTGTGGCTGTAGGCGTTCCGGCAAAGGTGGTCCGTTATTGGTGTAAAGAAACCGGACTTTGGGTCCAGTGCTAG
- a CDS encoding oligosaccharide flippase family protein: MVRRVLRGFLLRALGAISNFVFFIVVGRLLGAAETGLYMIAFGFVAVASSVCRLGLEQIVVREASPLIKENRECELNALYRYVILRVGFVGLSVSFATIALVYLADTLGFIAVSDIKYSLYWAALSVPMITIAYIHVPFLQAALKPEASVSILTLWIPIFSLGLLFLYCPTDNGDTSRIYFIACAFAALISIGLWTKSSPKYAPESAKSDRPIKLLKSSSSMLIGNFFLMSLPWIGVYATGYFSTVAEVGIFSMAMRVSISIPGFILPPIEAIVGPKIANLRSSENSSSIETFSTAISTALMVASILIFVILFFFGRDLLSLFGNEFRSAYWSLLVLCFGQLIVIICGPTRSILVTYGFERVIRDSMVVSALICLFLALLLVPSYGGLGAAVATSVSIAGQKMYEVYASLRLLGIQTYPSRKGLSALLDILGLH, translated from the coding sequence ATGGTAAGGCGCGTCCTACGAGGTTTTTTATTGCGAGCTTTGGGCGCGATCTCTAATTTCGTTTTTTTTATAGTTGTTGGACGATTGCTCGGCGCTGCTGAAACAGGCCTTTATATGATTGCATTCGGTTTTGTTGCAGTCGCCTCGTCCGTTTGCCGATTAGGTCTAGAGCAAATAGTTGTTCGTGAGGCATCACCCTTGATTAAGGAAAATAGAGAGTGTGAGTTAAACGCTCTCTATCGTTACGTCATACTGCGTGTCGGTTTTGTTGGCCTTTCTGTTTCTTTTGCAACAATTGCTTTAGTTTACCTTGCTGATACGTTAGGCTTTATAGCTGTTAGCGATATTAAATATTCGCTTTACTGGGCCGCATTGTCGGTGCCAATGATTACGATCGCATACATACATGTTCCATTTCTTCAGGCCGCACTTAAGCCTGAAGCGAGTGTAAGTATCTTAACTCTATGGATACCAATTTTTTCATTAGGTCTACTGTTTTTGTATTGCCCGACTGATAACGGTGATACATCTAGAATTTATTTTATAGCTTGTGCTTTTGCCGCACTGATATCGATTGGCCTGTGGACGAAATCATCACCAAAGTATGCTCCAGAATCGGCAAAGTCAGACAGACCGATTAAATTGCTTAAGTCATCGTCTTCGATGCTTATTGGTAATTTTTTTCTTATGTCTTTACCTTGGATTGGCGTGTACGCAACTGGGTATTTCTCGACTGTTGCGGAAGTTGGTATCTTTTCAATGGCCATGCGTGTATCGATATCAATCCCAGGTTTCATCTTGCCACCAATAGAGGCAATTGTAGGGCCAAAGATTGCTAATTTACGATCAAGTGAAAATTCTTCAAGCATTGAAACATTTTCCACTGCAATATCAACTGCTTTAATGGTTGCTTCTATTTTAATTTTTGTTATTTTGTTTTTTTTCGGTAGAGATCTTCTTTCGCTTTTCGGTAATGAATTCCGTTCTGCTTATTGGTCATTGCTTGTATTGTGCTTTGGACAGTTAATAGTAATAATTTGCGGGCCAACGCGTTCAATTTTGGTGACCTATGGATTTGAGCGAGTGATTAGAGATTCGATGGTTGTTTCAGCTTTAATATGCCTGTTTCTTGCTCTTTTACTCGTGCCATCGTATGGAGGTCTTGGTGCTGCGGTTGCAACGTCTGTCAGTATTGCGGGTCAGAAAATGTATGAAGTTTATGCTTCGCTTCGGTTGCTCGGAATACAAACTTATCCTTCTCGAAAGGGGTTAAGTGCTCTGCTTGATATTTTGGGGCTACATTGA